The Rhodospirillaceae bacterium genome contains a region encoding:
- a CDS encoding alpha/beta hydrolase domain-containing protein yields the protein MNRPRQLSCLIGSFLSICVSLGISSAYAAVERIEILDRMLVSDGQNYGRVGPYVRIAGRLHYAIDPQSDFNASIHDLEFAPTDARGLVTYSGDFVLLMPLDPERGNGRLLYDVTNRGNMVALNRFNNATGRTAARSAADLGNGFLMEQGYAVLWTAWNWDVVRRPNTLTIDLPVATQPDGTVITGQVISEMAPTESSKSLKHIGLGALGYTPTVWNPQAAQLSVRGPQSGTYETIPRQRWQFGLPLEEDSASPLLRDPNWVTLDTGFVPGKVYRLAYGSQNPPIVGLGLSALRDAVSFFSYETGDSYGNANPLTSQGGGLPQATVAYGHSQSGRLLNTLLWEGLHVDEQGRSVFDGLLIDGAGAGKGSFNFRFAQTSRHFSPDQDLDFPTDFFPFSTVEQVDTVTNEQSSLLDEARRLNAVPRIFIINTASEYWARSASLVHTDTLGSTDITPDPSVRLYMIAGGQHAIGTSDKRGALVHCRSPLDHRPVLRALLSHIDAWITVDRAPPPSQYPKIADGSLVTTDQYRTGFPDAAFMRTPKYQLLPPRLDHGPRFASEGIADNVPPLHGKPYETRVPASNEDGLDIAGIRLPDIEVPLGAHTGWNPQTADTGAPNRLARWSGSFIPFSRTVTERNATGDPRPAITERYTSRTDYTNAYAEATLELANQELILGMDINPMIEKAGYFYDQVMSHNPADESCRFANLVD from the coding sequence GTGAACCGCCCACGTCAGTTGTCATGCCTGATCGGCAGTTTTTTAAGTATATGCGTCAGTCTGGGCATATCTAGTGCCTATGCCGCAGTTGAACGCATAGAAATTCTGGACCGCATGCTTGTCTCTGATGGTCAGAATTATGGCCGTGTGGGGCCGTATGTCAGAATCGCTGGCCGTCTTCATTATGCGATCGATCCTCAATCAGACTTTAATGCGTCCATTCATGATCTTGAGTTTGCGCCAACAGATGCCCGGGGCCTTGTGACATATAGCGGTGACTTCGTTTTATTGATGCCGCTTGACCCAGAGCGGGGCAATGGCCGTCTTCTTTATGACGTGACCAATCGCGGCAATATGGTGGCGCTCAACCGATTTAACAATGCCACTGGGCGGACAGCTGCACGCAGTGCAGCGGATTTAGGGAACGGCTTCCTGATGGAACAAGGTTATGCGGTTCTTTGGACCGCTTGGAATTGGGATGTGGTGAGGCGCCCAAACACACTGACCATCGACCTGCCGGTCGCAACGCAGCCTGACGGCACTGTTATTACCGGGCAGGTTATCAGCGAAATGGCACCGACAGAATCATCAAAAAGCCTGAAGCATATCGGACTCGGCGCTTTAGGCTACACACCAACGGTCTGGAATCCTCAGGCCGCTCAGTTGTCGGTTCGTGGTCCACAAAGCGGAACCTACGAAACCATTCCGCGTCAAAGATGGCAATTCGGCCTTCCTCTGGAGGAGGACTCTGCGTCTCCACTCCTAAGAGACCCCAATTGGGTCACGTTGGACACAGGATTTGTTCCGGGAAAAGTGTACAGATTGGCATACGGCTCCCAGAACCCGCCCATCGTTGGCTTGGGGCTGTCCGCCTTGCGCGATGCCGTCTCTTTTTTCAGTTATGAGACGGGAGACTCCTATGGCAATGCAAACCCACTGACATCGCAAGGTGGGGGGTTGCCACAAGCCACCGTGGCCTATGGCCACTCGCAATCTGGCCGATTGTTGAACACGCTCTTGTGGGAAGGTCTGCATGTGGATGAGCAAGGTCGTTCCGTATTCGACGGACTGCTGATCGACGGCGCTGGCGCTGGAAAAGGCAGTTTCAACTTCCGGTTTGCCCAAACCTCTCGACATTTTAGCCCGGACCAAGACTTAGACTTTCCGACAGACTTTTTTCCATTTTCAACCGTCGAACAGGTCGATACGGTCACCAATGAACAAAGCAGCCTGTTAGATGAAGCCCGCAGATTAAACGCGGTGCCAAGAATATTTATCATCAACACGGCCTCAGAATACTGGGCCAGATCTGCCTCGCTTGTGCACACGGACACGCTTGGCAGCACAGATATTACTCCAGACCCAAGTGTCAGGCTTTATATGATTGCTGGAGGCCAGCACGCGATTGGCACGTCCGATAAACGCGGCGCTCTTGTTCACTGTCGTAGCCCACTCGATCACCGTCCTGTACTGCGGGCGCTGCTATCGCATATCGACGCTTGGATCACGGTAGACCGTGCGCCTCCACCAAGCCAATATCCGAAAATCGCTGATGGAAGCCTTGTGACGACTGATCAATATCGCACTGGGTTTCCCGATGCCGCCTTTATGCGAACGCCAAAATATCAATTGTTACCGCCTCGCCTCGATCATGGACCCAGATTTGCGAGCGAAGGTATCGCAGACAATGTTCCGCCTCTTCATGGGAAACCCTATGAAACCCGCGTGCCCGCCTCAAATGAAGATGGCCTGGACATCGCTGGCATTCGTCTGCCTGATATTGAGGTTCCTTTAGGGGCCCACACAGGCTGGAATCCACAAACTGCAGATACCGGAGCACCGAACAGACTGGCACGCTGGTCAGGCAGCTTTATTCCCTTTTCCCGCACCGTCACAGAGCGCAATGCGACAGGCGATCCGCGTCCGGCAATAACAGAGCGCTACACTTCAAGAACTGATTATACAAATGCCTACGCTGAGGCGACGCTCGAACTGGCCAATCAGGAACTCATTCTGGGGATGGATATTAATCCAATGATTGAGAAGGCCGGGTACTTTTATGATCAAGTCATGAGTCACAATCCTGCGGATGAGAGCTGTAGGTTCGCTAACCTCGTGGACTGA